In Halanaeroarchaeum sp. HSR-CO, one DNA window encodes the following:
- a CDS encoding universal stress protein: protein MKTILVPLDGSEKSWNAFEFAAEEFPTATFHLLHVIDPVEAGYTATATVPGYTEEWYEQAKERAAEVFEKAEAKVGEDSIETATEVGRPSRVIVEYAEENEVDQIVMGSHGRSGVSRILLGSVAEAVVRRSPVPVTICR from the coding sequence ATGAAGACGATACTCGTTCCCCTCGACGGATCGGAGAAGTCCTGGAACGCATTCGAGTTTGCGGCCGAGGAGTTCCCGACCGCGACCTTTCACCTCCTGCACGTAATCGATCCAGTGGAAGCGGGCTACACGGCGACGGCGACCGTCCCGGGATACACCGAAGAGTGGTACGAACAGGCCAAAGAGAGAGCTGCTGAGGTCTTCGAGAAGGCCGAAGCGAAGGTCGGCGAGGACTCGATCGAGACTGCGACCGAGGTCGGTCGACCCTCCCGAGTCATCGTGGAGTACGCCGAGGAGAACGAGGTCGATCAGATCGTCATGGGCAGTCACGGACGCTCCGGCGTCTCGCGCATCCTCCTCGGCAGCGTCGCCGAGGCCGTCGTGCGTCGGTCGCCGGTCCCGGTTACCATCTGCCGGTAG
- a CDS encoding DUF5813 family protein, producing MTDGIERALAAHPRFEETGSQFVPTQTTFDARVFVADGTVRIENDLPTLNAAVEDETVAPVVEDGWFETFERRVVDADGVTRTDAVDVTTVEREAATVTVVTEIEPSPGTAGEDVIAIVSFVEGTWMEGIIPGYEYVDQVERIRDRARRNAQSG from the coding sequence ATGACCGACGGAATCGAGCGGGCGCTGGCCGCCCATCCCCGATTCGAGGAGACGGGGTCGCAGTTCGTCCCGACACAGACGACCTTCGACGCCCGTGTATTCGTTGCCGACGGCACCGTCCGAATCGAGAACGACCTCCCGACGCTGAACGCGGCGGTCGAGGACGAGACCGTCGCCCCGGTCGTCGAGGACGGCTGGTTCGAGACGTTCGAACGTCGCGTGGTCGACGCCGACGGCGTCACCAGGACGGACGCCGTCGACGTGACGACGGTTGAGCGCGAGGCCGCGACCGTCACGGTCGTCACCGAGATCGAACCGTCGCCAGGGACTGCCGGTGAGGACGTCATCGCCATCGTCTCGTTCGTGGAGGGGACCTGGATGGAGGGAATCATCCCGGGCTACGAGTACGTCGACCAGGTGGAACGGATCCGCGACCGCGCACGTCGGAACGCCCAGTCCGGGTGA
- a CDS encoding Lrp/AsnC family transcriptional regulator, whose protein sequence is MVTAYILIKANTGEADRVLDDIFAIDGVLDAHIVAGDVDFIAKIEVDSPQAVKDIAADQIQAIAGVEDTETYISMD, encoded by the coding sequence ATGGTCACTGCATACATCCTCATCAAGGCGAACACTGGCGAAGCGGACCGCGTACTGGACGATATCTTTGCGATCGACGGAGTGCTCGACGCACACATCGTCGCGGGAGACGTCGATTTCATCGCGAAGATCGAGGTCGACAGTCCGCAGGCCGTCAAGGACATCGCAGCGGACCAGATCCAGGCGATAGCGGGCGTCGAGGACACGGAGACGTACATCTCCATGGATTGA
- a CDS encoding TrkA family potassium uptake protein, which translates to MRVVIIGAGRVGLRTARIIRNEGHDVTLVDRDPEMVDRAQTEGFAAIEGDGSSEDVLEAADIEAADALGALTSDLNTNFVACMVGNHHDCRTVLRIDEDYRENIYRKYADEVDAIVYPERLGAIGAKNALLGGNVTAIADLAENLQIAQFTVTREAPMHGYTISELELPARSQTLAYAKQDEPLGLALPDDTLEAGDRIAVLAEFDALEDVKQILVGSTDTGGD; encoded by the coding sequence ATGCGAGTTGTAATTATCGGCGCCGGTCGGGTCGGCCTCCGGACGGCCCGAATCATCCGAAACGAGGGACACGACGTGACACTCGTGGACCGGGACCCCGAGATGGTGGATCGGGCTCAGACCGAAGGGTTCGCCGCCATCGAGGGTGACGGGTCCAGCGAGGACGTCCTCGAGGCGGCCGACATCGAAGCGGCCGACGCGCTCGGTGCACTCACCAGCGACCTGAACACCAACTTCGTGGCGTGTATGGTCGGTAACCACCACGACTGCCGGACGGTCCTCCGCATCGACGAGGACTACCGGGAGAACATCTACCGCAAGTACGCCGACGAGGTTGACGCCATCGTCTATCCGGAACGTCTCGGCGCCATCGGCGCGAAGAACGCGTTGTTGGGCGGGAACGTGACCGCCATCGCGGACCTTGCCGAGAACCTCCAGATCGCGCAGTTCACGGTGACCCGCGAGGCACCGATGCACGGGTACACGATCAGCGAACTCGAACTCCCCGCCAGGAGCCAGACGCTCGCGTACGCGAAGCAGGACGAACCCCTCGGCCTGGCCCTTCCCGACGATACGCTGGAGGCGGGCGATCGGATCGCGGTCCTGGCGGAGTTCGACGCACTGGAAGACGTCAAACAGATACTCGTCGGCTCGACCGACACCGGAGGCGACTGA
- a CDS encoding Lrp/AsnC ligand binding domain-containing protein — MVHAVIMIRTDSGTAESVRDAVSALGSVADAHVVAGDFDVIAELDETEVYDVLDTASSSIQDTDGVQETKTYVSLT, encoded by the coding sequence ATGGTACACGCCGTCATCATGATCCGGACCGATTCGGGAACCGCGGAATCCGTCCGCGACGCGGTGTCGGCGCTCGGTAGCGTCGCCGACGCCCACGTCGTCGCCGGCGACTTCGACGTCATCGCCGAACTCGACGAGACCGAGGTCTACGACGTCCTGGATACCGCGTCCTCGTCGATACAGGACACCGACGGCGTCCAGGAGACGAAGACGTACGTCTCGTTGACCTGA
- the pdhA gene encoding pyruvate dehydrogenase (acetyl-transferring) E1 component subunit alpha, with amino-acid sequence MHRVIGVSDLDDVEVDTEEARALYRDMVRARRFDERAVALQRRGWMSSFPPYRGQEASQVGAARAMADEDWLFPTYRSNAMQLTRGVPMSDILLFRRGRPEYYSDHDVNNFPQEITIGTQIPHAVGYAMARDYVGADHATLAYFGDGATSEGDFHEGLNFAGVFDAPVVFFCENNDWAISLPRERQTASATIAEKATAYGFEGVQVDGNDPLAVYETVSDALATARAGKPILVESLTYRQGAHTTADDPERYRDEHERSLPDWRTADPLERTETYLREQDVVDDTVVEQAHAAADAELDEAVAEAENAEVPDPDELFENAYGDLTAPLEAQREWLRSYLDDHDPQRVEF; translated from the coding sequence ATGCACCGCGTAATCGGGGTGAGCGACCTGGACGACGTCGAGGTCGACACCGAGGAGGCCAGGGCCCTCTATCGGGACATGGTTCGGGCCCGGCGATTCGACGAGCGGGCGGTCGCCCTGCAGCGACGCGGGTGGATGAGCAGCTTTCCGCCGTATCGGGGCCAGGAGGCTTCTCAGGTGGGGGCCGCGCGAGCCATGGCCGACGAGGACTGGCTCTTCCCGACCTATCGGTCGAACGCGATGCAGCTCACCCGCGGCGTCCCGATGAGCGATATCCTCCTGTTCAGGCGTGGTCGCCCGGAGTACTACTCCGATCACGACGTCAACAACTTCCCACAAGAGATCACCATCGGCACCCAGATTCCCCACGCCGTCGGGTACGCCATGGCCCGAGACTACGTCGGGGCCGACCACGCGACACTGGCGTACTTCGGCGACGGCGCGACCTCCGAGGGTGACTTCCACGAAGGCCTCAACTTCGCGGGCGTCTTCGACGCCCCGGTCGTCTTCTTCTGTGAGAACAACGACTGGGCCATCTCGTTGCCCCGCGAGCGACAGACGGCGAGCGCGACCATCGCCGAGAAGGCGACTGCCTACGGCTTCGAGGGGGTTCAGGTCGACGGTAACGATCCGCTGGCGGTGTACGAGACCGTCTCGGACGCGCTCGCGACGGCCCGGGCGGGCAAACCGATCCTCGTCGAGAGCCTCACCTACCGCCAGGGGGCGCACACCACGGCAGACGACCCGGAGCGATACCGCGACGAGCACGAGCGTTCGCTGCCGGACTGGCGCACCGCCGACCCGCTCGAACGGACGGAGACCTACCTGCGCGAACAGGATGTCGTCGACGACACGGTCGTCGAGCAAGCCCATGCAGCGGCGGACGCGGAACTGGACGAGGCCGTCGCGGAAGCGGAGAACGCCGAGGTACCCGACCCAGACGAGCTCTTCGAGAACGCTTACGGGGACCTGACGGCCCCACTCGAGGCCCAACGCGAGTGGCTCCGGTCGTACCTCGACGACCACGACCCCCAGCGCGTCGAGTTCTGA
- the tmk gene encoding dTMP kinase — MLVTLEGIDGSGKTSAWNHLRETRSGPLTFTREPTDSWYGDAVRRSIGADEADSLAELFLFTADHAAHLSETIRPALERDEVVISDRYSDSRYAYQGAAIADRIERPVEYIMGIHQPFTRPPDATIYLDVDPATGARRSGTTNKLEGQEFLGHVAQNYERLIDREPDRFVRIDATADQSSVFEAVDEALDRILDA, encoded by the coding sequence ATGCTCGTAACGCTCGAGGGAATCGACGGGAGTGGCAAGACCTCGGCGTGGAACCATCTCCGCGAAACCCGGTCGGGCCCGCTCACCTTCACGAGAGAACCGACCGACTCGTGGTACGGCGACGCGGTTCGCCGATCCATCGGGGCCGACGAGGCCGACTCCCTCGCGGAGTTGTTCCTCTTTACCGCGGACCACGCGGCCCATCTCTCCGAGACGATCCGGCCCGCCCTGGAGCGTGACGAGGTGGTGATATCGGATCGGTACTCCGACTCGCGGTACGCCTACCAGGGTGCAGCCATCGCCGATCGTATCGAGCGTCCGGTCGAGTACATCATGGGCATCCACCAGCCGTTCACCCGGCCGCCGGACGCGACCATCTATCTTGACGTCGACCCCGCGACCGGTGCCCGTCGGTCCGGTACGACGAACAAACTGGAGGGCCAGGAGTTCCTGGGGCATGTCGCCCAGAACTACGAACGGCTCATCGACCGGGAGCCAGACCGGTTCGTCCGCATCGACGCGACCGCCGACCAGTCTTCCGTCTTCGAGGCGGTCGACGAGGCACTCGATCGGATCCTGGATGCCTGA
- a CDS encoding complex I NDUFA9 subunit family protein codes for MNIIVTGGTGFVGTALCRELVERGHDVTAMARSPEDDGVPRGVDGVIGDVTDYDSIESAFEGKDVVVNLVALSPLFKPSGGDEMHEVVHVGGTENVIRAAEEHDLDAIVQMSALDADPGGVTSYLRSKGRAEQLVRDSSLEWTIFRPSVIFGEGGEFVKFTKMLTTPYVTALPGGGVTRFQPIYIEDLVGMVADAVEDERHRGEIYEIGGPEVLSLADVTELVYRAEGRSVSVLSIPMSMARVGLSFADPLSPVPFGRDQFRSLRIDNVADHNDVDAFGIEVDSLTTLESYLGIG; via the coding sequence ATGAACATCATCGTCACTGGTGGCACGGGATTCGTCGGCACTGCACTCTGCCGAGAACTGGTCGAACGCGGCCACGACGTGACCGCGATGGCTCGGTCGCCCGAAGACGACGGTGTCCCACGGGGTGTCGACGGTGTCATCGGTGACGTCACGGACTACGACTCCATCGAGAGCGCCTTCGAGGGGAAGGACGTCGTCGTCAATCTCGTCGCCCTCTCGCCACTCTTCAAGCCGTCGGGCGGCGACGAGATGCACGAGGTCGTCCACGTCGGGGGGACCGAGAACGTGATCCGGGCGGCCGAGGAACACGACCTCGACGCCATCGTCCAGATGAGCGCCCTCGACGCGGATCCAGGTGGCGTCACGTCGTACCTCCGGTCGAAAGGACGCGCAGAGCAACTCGTCAGGGATTCCAGTCTCGAGTGGACTATCTTCCGTCCGTCGGTAATCTTCGGTGAGGGCGGCGAGTTCGTGAAGTTCACCAAGATGCTCACGACTCCCTACGTCACCGCCCTGCCGGGTGGGGGAGTGACCCGTTTCCAGCCGATCTACATCGAGGACCTCGTGGGGATGGTGGCCGACGCCGTCGAAGACGAGCGCCACCGGGGCGAGATTTACGAGATCGGGGGGCCAGAGGTGCTCTCGCTCGCGGACGTGACCGAACTCGTCTACCGGGCCGAGGGTCGGTCGGTTTCGGTACTGTCCATCCCGATGTCGATGGCCAGAGTAGGCCTTTCCTTCGCCGACCCGCTGTCGCCGGTTCCCTTCGGACGGGACCAGTTCAGATCGCTGCGGATCGACAACGTTGCCGATCACAACGACGTCGACGCATTCGGAATCGAGGTGGATTCGTTGACGACGCTCGAGTCGTACCTCGGTATCGGGTGA
- a CDS encoding tubulin/FtsZ family protein, whose amino-acid sequence MIGFGQAGGKVLDKFLEYDQQTGSGIVRAAVAVNTAKADLMGLEHVPEDNRVLIGQSRVKGHGVGADNELGAEIAEEDVDEVQGAIDNIPVHEVDAFLLISALGGGTGSGGAPVLAKHLKRIYTEPVYGLGVLPGKDEGGIYTLNAARSFQTFVHEVDNLLVFDNDAWRKSGESVSGGYDEINEEIVTRFGILFGAGEVDGTGDVAESVVDSSEIINTLAGGGISTVGYASESVQQQDSGGLLSRFRSNDDMAGEDSASTTNRITSLVRKAALGRLTLPCEIDGAERALLVVAGPASYLNRKGIERGRKWLEEQTGSMEVRGGDYPVRDSGKVASVVLLSGVTNVPRIKELQGKAIEAQDNIEEIRAESDENLQELVEDDEDELEPLF is encoded by the coding sequence ATGATCGGGTTCGGCCAGGCGGGCGGGAAGGTGCTCGATAAGTTCCTCGAGTACGATCAACAGACGGGATCGGGGATCGTTCGAGCGGCCGTCGCCGTCAATACCGCTAAAGCCGACCTCATGGGACTGGAGCACGTGCCGGAGGACAACCGCGTGCTCATCGGACAGTCGAGGGTGAAGGGGCACGGTGTCGGGGCCGACAACGAACTCGGCGCCGAGATCGCAGAAGAGGACGTCGACGAAGTCCAGGGGGCGATCGACAACATACCGGTCCACGAGGTGGACGCATTCCTCCTCATCTCCGCCCTCGGTGGCGGGACGGGGTCCGGTGGGGCACCCGTCCTGGCGAAGCATCTGAAACGAATATACACGGAACCGGTCTATGGACTCGGCGTTCTGCCGGGCAAGGACGAAGGTGGCATCTACACGTTGAACGCCGCCCGCTCGTTCCAGACGTTCGTCCACGAGGTCGACAACCTGCTCGTGTTCGACAACGACGCCTGGCGGAAGTCGGGTGAATCCGTCTCCGGTGGCTACGACGAGATCAACGAGGAGATCGTTACCCGTTTCGGAATCCTGTTCGGCGCGGGCGAGGTCGACGGCACCGGGGACGTCGCCGAGAGCGTCGTCGACTCCTCCGAGATCATCAATACGCTCGCCGGGGGCGGCATCTCGACTGTGGGCTACGCCTCGGAGAGCGTTCAGCAACAGGACTCCGGCGGCCTGCTCTCGCGATTCCGCAGCAACGACGACATGGCGGGCGAGGACTCCGCGAGCACCACCAACCGCATCACGAGCCTCGTCCGGAAGGCCGCACTGGGTCGACTGACCCTTCCCTGCGAGATCGACGGTGCGGAGCGGGCGCTGCTCGTCGTGGCCGGGCCGGCCAGCTATCTGAACCGGAAAGGCATCGAACGCGGTCGGAAGTGGCTCGAAGAGCAGACCGGCAGCATGGAAGTCCGCGGTGGCGACTATCCGGTCCGGGACTCGGGCAAGGTCGCGTCCGTCGTCCTGCTCTCGGGCGTGACGAACGTCCCCCGCATCAAGGAACTCCAGGGCAAGGCCATCGAAGCCCAGGACAACATCGAGGAGATCCGCGCAGAGAGCGACGAAAACCTCCAGGAGCTGGTGGAAGACGACGAAGATGAACTGGAGCCGCTCTTCTAG
- the cofC gene encoding 2-phospho-L-lactate guanylyltransferase, whose protein sequence is MRVVIPFDANEPKSRLAPVLDRSERREFAEAMLQDVAAAVREAGRTPEVLTTGPIAVDAAITIDERALTPLVNDAIDAGTPLAVVMADLALATPSTLRQLFGADGDVVVAPGRAAGTNALVVRDPAFRVDYHGASFSDHLHQAREVGASVREFDSFRLSTDVDDPADLLEVLVHGDGAATRWLREAGFRVEMEGGEPRPVR, encoded by the coding sequence ATGCGGGTCGTCATCCCGTTCGACGCGAACGAACCCAAGTCGCGACTAGCACCCGTGCTGGACCGCTCGGAGCGACGCGAGTTCGCCGAGGCAATGCTCCAGGATGTGGCCGCGGCAGTGCGCGAAGCTGGTCGAACGCCGGAGGTGCTGACCACCGGACCGATAGCCGTCGACGCCGCGATCACCATCGACGAGCGGGCACTGACACCGCTCGTGAACGACGCCATCGACGCCGGAACGCCACTCGCCGTGGTGATGGCCGACCTCGCGTTAGCTACCCCCTCGACGCTCAGACAGTTGTTCGGCGCCGACGGCGACGTGGTCGTCGCGCCCGGGCGGGCTGCGGGCACGAACGCCCTCGTCGTCCGCGACCCCGCGTTCCGGGTCGACTACCACGGCGCGTCCTTCAGCGACCACCTGCACCAGGCTCGCGAGGTCGGGGCGTCTGTCCGCGAGTTCGATTCGTTTCGACTTTCGACGGACGTCGACGACCCCGCCGATCTGCTGGAAGTGCTCGTCCACGGCGATGGCGCCGCGACGCGGTGGCTTCGGGAGGCGGGGTTCCGCGTCGAGATGGAGGGCGGGGAGCCGCGACCGGTGCGCTGA
- the cofG gene encoding 7,8-didemethyl-8-hydroxy-5-deazariboflavin synthase subunit CofG, translated as MIPGAAEHDLDLSITDDALERLLSVDDEAVDPPAELTYAKNAFFPLTTACRYTCTYCTFYDPPGEASLMAPTEIRETARRGAAAGCTEALFTFGDDPDDRYDDIHAQLAAWGHDSIHEYLREAAAIALEEGLLPHANPGDQTPAQMETVADLMASMGVMLETTASVEAHAGPRGKSPGQRLATIRTAGELSIPFTTGILVGIGETARDRAESLLAIRELHERYGHVQEVIVQPVADNERWRGGSPDLATLRRTVAMARTALPDAVAVQVPPNLAPLRDLVDAGVDDLGGVSPVTTDHVNPDYAWPEVDELRAVADAAGVPLRERLPVYERFLPTEGVSNEWVPEPIGRALRSDTPAGRRYRSVLDGHPFVEDVA; from the coding sequence GTGATTCCGGGCGCCGCCGAACACGACCTCGACCTATCTATCACCGACGATGCCCTCGAGCGCCTGCTGTCCGTCGACGACGAGGCCGTCGACCCGCCGGCGGAACTGACCTACGCGAAGAACGCCTTCTTCCCGTTGACGACCGCCTGCCGGTACACCTGCACCTACTGCACCTTCTACGACCCGCCTGGCGAGGCCTCGCTCATGGCACCCACCGAGATCCGGGAGACGGCTCGACGGGGGGCCGCGGCTGGCTGTACGGAAGCGTTGTTCACGTTCGGCGACGACCCCGACGACCGATACGACGATATCCACGCCCAGCTAGCGGCGTGGGGCCACGATTCCATCCACGAGTACCTCCGCGAGGCGGCCGCCATCGCCCTGGAGGAGGGACTGCTCCCCCACGCGAATCCCGGCGACCAGACGCCAGCCCAGATGGAGACGGTCGCCGACCTGATGGCGAGCATGGGGGTGATGCTCGAGACGACGGCGTCCGTCGAGGCCCACGCCGGCCCCCGCGGGAAATCGCCGGGCCAGCGGCTCGCCACGATCCGAACGGCCGGTGAGCTATCGATTCCCTTCACGACCGGCATCCTCGTGGGCATCGGCGAGACGGCCCGCGACAGGGCGGAGAGCCTGCTCGCCATCCGCGAACTGCACGAACGCTACGGCCACGTCCAGGAAGTGATCGTCCAGCCGGTTGCCGACAACGAGCGATGGCGCGGAGGCTCCCCGGACCTGGCGACGCTCCGGCGGACGGTCGCCATGGCCCGGACCGCGTTGCCCGACGCGGTCGCCGTACAGGTCCCGCCGAACCTCGCGCCGCTTCGCGACCTCGTCGACGCCGGGGTCGACGACCTGGGCGGCGTCTCACCGGTGACGACCGATCACGTCAATCCGGACTACGCCTGGCCCGAGGTGGACGAACTCCGGGCCGTCGCCGACGCTGCCGGCGTCCCCTTGCGCGAGCGACTGCCCGTCTACGAACGGTTCCTCCCGACGGAAGGCGTCTCGAACGAGTGGGTCCCCGAGCCCATCGGTCGAGCGCTCCGGAGCGATACGCCGGCCGGCCGACGCTACCGCTCGGTGCTCGACGGGCACCCGTTC